In one window of Salifodinibacter halophilus DNA:
- a CDS encoding acyl carrier protein translates to FECEIPDEEAEKITSVQQAIDYVKAHVKS, encoded by the coding sequence AGTTCGAGTGCGAGATCCCGGACGAAGAGGCCGAGAAGATCACCTCGGTGCAGCAGGCGATCGATTACGTCAAGGCGCACGTCAAGTCGTAA